In Kwoniella shandongensis chromosome 10, complete sequence, one genomic interval encodes:
- a CDS encoding V-type ATPase, G subunit: MAANSQGIQTLLEAEKEAAKVVQKARQYRVQKLKDARSEAAKEIEAYKAKKDEEFKKFESDHKSQTSTSQSSIDSTTTTQLSELDAAVTKNKDAVIKKIVERVVKSEPKLHANLTKIEA, translated from the exons ATG GCCGCAAACTCTCAAGGCATCCAGACCCTCCTCgaagcagagaaggaggCCGCAAAGGTTGTCCAGAAGGCCAGACAGT ACCGAGTTCAGAAGCTCAAGGACGCACGATCAGAGGCTGCcaaggagatcgaggcgtacaaggccaagaaggacgaagagttTAAGAAGTTTGAGtcagac CACAAATCCCAAACATCAACCTCTCAATCCTCCATCGACTCAACGACGACCACCCAACTATCCGAACTCGACGCTGCCGTCaccaagaacaaggatgcagtgatcaagaagatcgtcgagagaGTGGTCAAGAGCGAGCCTAAGCTGCATGCCAACTTGACGAAGATTGAGGCGTAG
- a CDS encoding GDP-mannose transporter 1 — protein sequence MSKPFAPTPDISRPGTPSVFGKDEANSTLLNNLGGPTERAREEKKDGQVATKEQALPILAYCAASIMMTVVNKYVVSGANFTMTFLLLAIQSGVCVLAVFSVKRLGLITFRDFDKNDAKAWWPISTLLVAVIYTGSKSLQFLSIPVYTIFKNLTIILIAYGEVIMFNGIVTGLTLCSFALMVGSSIIAAWADITSAWAKSPELDPTTGLDIISGPTSTIGGLNAGYVWMAMNCLASAAYVLFMRKRIKVTGFKDWDSMFYNNLLSIPVLVVFSLVVEDWGSESLALNFPAANRVILLSAIAFSGAAAVFISYSTAWCVRVCGSTTYSMVGALNKLPVAASGMLFFGDPASFGNVTAIGVGGLAGIVYAVAKTNQAKVDAANRARAAGGRA from the exons ATGTCAAAACCATTCGCACCAACCCCTGATATCTCTCGACCTGGTACACCCTCTGTATTCGGCAAAGATGAGGCGAACTCGACCTTGTTGAACAACCTTGGAGGACCGACTGAGAGAGCcagggaggagaagaaggatggacaAGTGGCAACCAaggagcaag CCCTTCCCATTCTCGCCTACTGCGCTGCCAGTATCATGATGACAGTTgtcaacaag TATGTCGTGTCCGGAGCCAACTTCACCATGACTTTCTTGCTTTTGGCAATTCAATCTGGTGTCTGTGTTTTGGCCGTTTTCTCCGTCAAGCGATTGGGTCTCATCACCT TCCGAGATTTCGACAAGAACGACGCAAAGGCTTGGTGGCCCATTTCTACCTTGTTGGTCGCTGTTATCTACACCGGTTCAAAGTCTCTG CAATTCTTGTCCATTCCTGTCTACAC TATCTTCAAGAACTTAACTATTATCCTCATT GCTTACGGAGAAGTCATCATGTTTAACGGTATCGTAACTGGTCTCACACTCTGTTCTTTCGCCCTCATG GTTGgctcctccatcatcgctgCTTGGGCGGATATCACCTCTGCCTGGGCCAAGTCGCCTGAGCTTGACCCTACAACTGGcctcgatatcatctccGGACCCACTTCGACCATTGGCGGTCTCAATGCCGGTTACGTCTGGATGGCCATGAACTGTCTCGCTTCTGCCGCCTAC GTCCTGTTCATGCGAAAGCGAATCAAGGTCACTGGGTTTAAAGACTGGGACTCGATGTTCTACAACAACTTGCTCTCCATCcccgtcctcgtcgtcttctctctcgtcgttGAAGATTGGGGATCTGAATCGCTCGCTCTCAACTTCCCCGCTGCCAACCGTGTCATCCTTCTGTCCGCCATCGCCTTCTCCGGTGCTGCAGCAGTTTTCATCTCCTACTCTACCGCTTGGTGTGTTCGAGTCTGTGGCTCGACGACCTACTCGATGGTTGGCGCCTTGAACAAGCTCCCTGTCGCAGCGAGCGGTATGCTTTTCTTCGGCGACCCCGCGAGCTTTGGCAACGTCACCGCTATCGGTGTTGGTGGTTTGGCTGGTATCGTCTACGCTGTTGCAAAGACCAACCAAGCTAAGGTGGACGCTGCGAACAGGGCACGAGCGGCTGGTGGGAGAGCGTAG
- a CDS encoding 40S ribosomal protein eS10, whose protein sequence is MIITKENRRTIYETLFKEGVLVAPKDFNRPAHPDIPSVRNLEVIKAMQSLTSKGFVKTQFSWQWYYYTLTDEGLAYLREFLHLPSEIVPQTHMKPARPQGRPAGYGGGRSGGADGAYRPPRGDREYRRRDDAGDKEGASGDYRPRFGGVGRGAGAPPS, encoded by the exons ATGATCATCACCAAGGAGAACCGACGAACT ATCTACGAGACCCTTTTCAAGGAAGGTGTTCTCGTCGCTCCCAAGGACTTCAACCGACCCGCTCACCCCGATATCCCCTCGGTCCGAAACCTCGAGGTCATCAAGGCTATGCAATCCCTCACCTCCAAGGGATTCGTCAAGACCCAGTTCTCTTGGCAATGGTACTACTACACCCTCACCGATGAGGGTCTCGCCTACCTCCGAGAGTTCCTCCACTTGCCCTCCGAGATCGTCCCCCAGACCCACATGAAGCCCGCTCGACCCCAAGGTCGACCCGCCGGCTACGGTGGCGGTCGATCCGGTGGTGCCGACGGCGCTTACCGACCTCCTCGAGGTGACCGAGAGTACCGACGAAGGGATGACGCCGGTGACAAGGAGGGTGCTTCCGGTGACTACCGACCC CGTTTCGGCGGTGTTGGCCGTGGTGCCGGTGCTCCCCCTTCTTAA
- a CDS encoding ferrochelatase — MGGPSTIPEVHDFLSRLFHDHDLIPLPMQSFLAPVIARRRTPQIEKQYTEIGGGSPILKWTKIQGEAMCALLDEMNPATAPHKPYVAFRYAKTLTEDCVDEMRRDGVQRAVAFTQYPQYSCSTTGSSLNELYRVAKAKGWGGSGEVEWSVLDRWPQHPGLIEAFAHNIKTTLATYPEDKRNDVVILFSAHSLPLDIVNRGDPYTAEVAATVYAVMQKLGFSNPYRLTWQSKVGPKAWQGPQTASAIEGYAKQGTKDICLVPIAFTSDHIETLYELDIEVKEEADKLGVNLTRAASLNDSPIFIRALADLMSNHLKSYDQGAPPTGRQLLLRCPGCNNPKCAKTKDWLASGGKNIAA, encoded by the exons ATGGGCGGACCTTCCACG ATCCCTGAAGTACACGACTTTCTCTCTCGATTATTCCACGACCACGATCTCATTCCTTTACCTATGCAATCCTTCCTCGCTCCTGTCATCGCACGACGTCGAACCCCTCAGATCGAGAAACAATATACCGAAATAGGTGGCGGATCTCCCATTCTCAAATGGACCAAAATCCAAGGCGAAGCTATGTGTGCccttctcgacgagatgaacCCCGCCACAGCGCCTCACAAGCCCTACGTCGCATTCCGATACGCGAAGACCTTGACGGAAGattgtgttgatgagatgagaagagatggtgtTCAGAGAGCGGTGGCGTTCACTCAGTATCCCCAGTATAGTTGTTCCACGACGGGAAGTAGTTTGAACGAGCTTTATAGAGTCGCTAAAGCCAAAGGATGGGGAGGATCGGGTGAGGTAGAATGGAGTGTATTGGACAGATGGCCGCAACATCCTGGTTTGATCGAG GCCTTTGCTCACAACATCAAGACCACGCTCGCCACTTACCCCGAAGACAAGCGAAACGACGTTGTCATTCTCTTCTCTGCTCACTCCCTCcccctcgacatcgtcaa CCGAGGTGATCCGTATACCGCTGAAGTTGCCGCTACCGTCTACGCCGTTATGCAGAAGCTCGGTTTCTCCAACCC CTATCGACTCACATGGCAATCGAAGGTCGGACCCAAAGCTTGGCAAGGTCCTCAGACCGCGTCGGCGATCGAGGGTTACGCGAAGCAAGGTACAAAGGATATATGTCTCGTACCCATCGCTTTCACCAGCGATCACATCGAGACGTTGTACGAGCTTGATATTGAAGTCAAAGAAGAGGCagacaag CTCGGCGTCAATCTTACTCGAGCGGCATCATTGAACGACTCTCCCATTTTCATTCGAGCACTTGCGGATCTCATGTCGAACCATCTGAAATCATACGACCAAGGCGCGCCACCCACTGGCCGAcagttgttgttgagatgtCCGGGATGCAATAACCCGAAATGCGCAAAGACGAAAGACTGGTTGGCGAGCGGTGGTAAGAATATCGCAGCGTAG